One region of Fervidobacterium sp. genomic DNA includes:
- a CDS encoding DegV family protein: protein MQKVKILVDSTSDFPKELLSTLDVDIVPLYVNWPDGTNEKDDTRDFDELKRFYEKLKTAPELPKSSQPSVEDWKNKYELVKQQGYEGILVITISSAMSGTFNSALLAAREVDIPVKVVDSKMASTAISPMARYARELLNLGVGLEKTAEELEKKISVKGFGAFFYVQDFNFLVKGGRVSRFAGFVGSLLKIRVGIYINEEGNMVPFTKTRGFKSIVDELLKKAENEGFTKGSEVDIYLVSCDNLEELKEIEKILLEHYKVKNVYYTPTGKVISTHVGPGQAGFGIEKY, encoded by the coding sequence ATGCAAAAGGTCAAAATCTTGGTAGACAGCACTTCAGACTTTCCAAAAGAACTGTTAAGTACTTTGGATGTTGATATAGTACCTCTTTACGTCAACTGGCCAGATGGTACAAATGAAAAAGATGATACAAGAGATTTCGATGAGTTAAAGAGATTTTATGAAAAGTTGAAAACTGCCCCGGAACTTCCTAAAAGTTCTCAACCTTCAGTGGAAGATTGGAAAAACAAATATGAGCTGGTAAAGCAGCAAGGATATGAAGGAATACTTGTTATAACAATATCCTCTGCCATGTCAGGTACATTTAACAGTGCACTGCTTGCTGCCCGAGAAGTTGACATACCTGTAAAAGTAGTTGATTCGAAGATGGCTTCTACAGCTATATCTCCTATGGCAAGGTATGCAAGAGAATTACTGAACTTAGGGGTTGGATTAGAAAAAACAGCCGAAGAACTTGAGAAAAAGATTTCTGTAAAGGGATTCGGAGCGTTTTTCTACGTTCAGGATTTCAATTTCTTGGTCAAAGGTGGCAGAGTAAGTAGATTCGCTGGCTTTGTAGGTTCGTTGCTAAAGATTAGAGTGGGAATATACATAAACGAAGAGGGAAATATGGTTCCTTTTACAAAAACAAGAGGATTTAAAAGTATTGTGGACGAGTTACTAAAAAAAGCAGAAAATGAGGGATTTACAAAAGGCAGTGAAGTTGATATATACCTTGTTAGTTGTGATAATCTTGAAGAATTAAAGGAAATTGAAAAGATCTTGCTTGAACACTACAAAGTAAAAAATGTATATTACACACCAACAGGAAAGGTTATATCAACTCATGTAGGACCCGGTCAAGCAGGTTTTGGAATCGAGAAATATTAA
- the polA gene encoding DNA polymerase I has translation MARVFLFDGTGLLYRAYFAIDQNLSTTKGVPTNSLYGLARMLLKFIKENIKINEDYCGFVLDVKGGSTYRKELYDKYKMHRPETPEPLLKQIELADELVEGFGIKVLKLPGYEADDIIATLVTIFERDRLKYNIEEINIITSDKDMLQLVNENVHVWRIEKGVTDIKKYTVSEVIERFGVDPSQIKEYLALVGDTSDNIPGVPGIGEKTAIKILKEFGGIQEALKNTSKIPEKLRQTLQAYLEDYELSRKLIELNTNVEIPIEPKSLLYTGFHEGKLLEILKKFEFSSIIKELNLSTNLLKKADYKVVNDEKTFNLLIEEILKSKKIAFDLETTSLDPYNGKIVGISIAVDEGRAFYVPIAHVGSKNLGAEQIRKLFELLFDGTKNLGGHNVKFDMKFLRRTGIESYTPSFDTMIEAYLLNPNEKRFNLDELSLKLLGHKMISYEDVVKGSLPLFVGDFSYVPVETAAKYSCEDADMSLRIHNILYPLIYSHEMTDLYEKIELPLICVLTDLELNGVYFDTEYLSLLSKEMDKKLAALSQRIFDIAGEVFNINSPKQLGYILFEKLNLPTVKSTTTGAYSTDVEVLEYLSNEYEIAKLLLEYRKIQKLKSTYVDAIPSMVNRTTGRVHASFNQTGTATGRLSSSDPNLQNLPGRTDEGKEIRMAVKPQKDGWYILGADYSQIELRVLAHITEDPELIKAFRENKDIHLETAKKIFNVSEEFVTENMRRIGKMVNFAIVYGVSPYGLSKRIGLDVKDTKRMIEAYFENYKSVQEYISSVKEFARRNGYVKTLWGRKREIPQINSKDQSIRSESERIAINTPIQGSAADIMKIAMINIHKRLKEEKLKTIMILQIHDELVFEVPENEIDKVKSIIKHEMENAAQLKVPLVVDIYIDKYML, from the coding sequence ATGGCGAGAGTATTTCTATTTGATGGTACAGGATTGCTCTACAGAGCATATTTTGCGATAGATCAAAATCTCTCAACCACAAAAGGAGTTCCAACAAACTCCTTATACGGACTCGCAAGAATGCTGCTAAAATTCATAAAAGAAAACATTAAAATTAACGAAGACTACTGTGGATTCGTTCTTGATGTTAAAGGTGGTAGCACCTACAGAAAAGAATTGTATGATAAATACAAAATGCATAGGCCAGAAACACCAGAACCTCTTTTGAAACAAATAGAGTTGGCTGATGAACTTGTGGAAGGTTTCGGGATAAAGGTACTTAAACTACCAGGATACGAAGCTGATGATATAATAGCAACCCTCGTAACTATTTTTGAAAGGGATAGATTAAAATATAACATAGAAGAAATCAACATTATTACAAGTGATAAAGACATGCTGCAACTCGTGAATGAAAATGTTCATGTGTGGCGTATTGAAAAGGGTGTGACAGACATAAAAAAATACACTGTCTCGGAAGTTATAGAAAGATTTGGTGTTGATCCATCCCAAATCAAAGAATACTTGGCTTTAGTGGGAGATACTTCCGATAATATTCCAGGTGTACCTGGAATAGGTGAGAAGACTGCCATTAAAATACTAAAAGAATTTGGGGGAATACAGGAAGCTTTAAAAAACACTTCGAAGATACCTGAAAAACTTAGGCAAACTCTCCAGGCTTATCTTGAAGATTACGAACTCAGTAGAAAGCTGATTGAGCTTAATACAAATGTAGAAATTCCGATAGAGCCAAAGAGTCTATTGTATACAGGATTTCACGAAGGAAAACTTCTTGAGATTTTAAAAAAATTCGAGTTTTCAAGCATAATTAAAGAACTCAATCTTTCTACGAACTTACTTAAGAAAGCAGATTATAAGGTTGTCAACGATGAGAAGACTTTCAATCTGCTTATAGAGGAAATTTTAAAATCAAAAAAGATAGCCTTTGATTTGGAAACTACATCCTTAGACCCTTATAACGGTAAGATTGTGGGAATTTCGATAGCTGTTGACGAGGGTAGGGCTTTTTATGTTCCTATAGCGCACGTTGGTTCTAAGAACCTTGGTGCTGAGCAAATTAGAAAGCTTTTTGAATTGCTCTTTGATGGTACGAAAAACTTAGGTGGACATAACGTTAAGTTTGATATGAAGTTCCTTAGGAGAACTGGAATAGAAAGCTACACACCATCATTTGACACAATGATAGAAGCTTATTTGCTTAATCCAAATGAAAAAAGGTTTAACCTCGATGAACTTTCCCTAAAACTCTTAGGACATAAGATGATCTCATACGAAGATGTTGTAAAAGGTTCATTGCCACTTTTTGTAGGTGATTTCTCTTACGTACCTGTTGAAACAGCAGCTAAATATTCATGCGAAGACGCTGATATGTCTCTAAGGATTCACAATATCCTTTATCCATTGATTTATTCACACGAGATGACTGACTTGTACGAAAAAATAGAGTTACCACTGATTTGTGTACTTACAGACCTTGAGTTAAATGGTGTTTATTTTGACACAGAATATCTTTCCCTACTCTCGAAGGAGATGGACAAAAAATTAGCTGCACTATCCCAAAGAATATTCGACATAGCAGGTGAAGTTTTTAACATAAACTCTCCAAAGCAATTGGGATACATACTTTTCGAAAAGCTAAACTTGCCGACTGTGAAATCGACAACAACGGGTGCTTACTCGACAGATGTTGAAGTACTCGAGTACCTTTCTAACGAATATGAGATCGCAAAACTCTTACTTGAGTACAGAAAGATTCAGAAACTGAAAAGTACATATGTTGATGCAATTCCATCTATGGTAAATAGAACTACAGGTCGAGTACACGCTTCTTTCAATCAAACCGGTACTGCAACAGGTAGACTGAGTAGTTCTGATCCCAATCTCCAAAATCTACCTGGTAGAACAGACGAAGGTAAAGAAATTAGAATGGCTGTTAAACCGCAAAAGGATGGATGGTACATACTCGGAGCCGATTATTCACAAATCGAATTACGTGTTCTTGCACATATAACGGAAGATCCTGAGTTGATAAAAGCATTTAGAGAAAACAAAGATATACATCTTGAAACTGCTAAGAAGATATTTAACGTGAGTGAAGAATTTGTTACTGAGAATATGAGAAGGATAGGTAAAATGGTTAATTTCGCGATAGTATACGGAGTCTCACCTTACGGACTTTCTAAAAGAATAGGGTTGGATGTAAAGGACACCAAACGTATGATTGAAGCCTACTTTGAAAATTACAAAAGTGTTCAAGAGTATATATCGAGCGTAAAAGAATTTGCAAGAAGGAATGGATACGTTAAAACACTTTGGGGAAGGAAAAGAGAAATCCCACAAATCAATTCAAAAGATCAGAGTATCAGATCGGAAAGTGAGCGAATAGCTATCAATACTCCAATACAAGGTAGCGCAGCTGATATCATGAAAATTGCAATGATAAACATCCATAAGCGCCTCAAAGAAGAAAAGCTAAAAACCATTATGATCCTGCAAATTCACGATGAGCTTGTATTTGAAGTACCAGAAAATGAAATTGATAAAGTCAAGTCAATAATCAAACACGAAATGGAAAATGCAGCACAGTTAAAGGTACCTCTGGTGGTTGATATATACATTGACAAATACATGCTGTAA
- a CDS encoding carboxymuconolactone decarboxylase family protein, which translates to MSSMEFNTLEEFKKFRERMNQEILNKGTINTKRFWALDNAVYKEGALDSKTKELMGLVASLVLRCDDCITYHMIRCAQLNTSDEEFFETFDVALIVGGSIIIPHLRRAVNTLLEIRRMQLNGESISI; encoded by the coding sequence ATGTCTTCAATGGAATTTAACACGCTTGAAGAGTTTAAGAAATTTAGAGAAAGAATGAACCAGGAGATATTGAACAAGGGTACAATAAACACAAAACGATTCTGGGCACTTGACAATGCTGTGTATAAAGAAGGTGCGCTTGACAGTAAAACTAAAGAATTAATGGGACTTGTAGCATCCTTAGTCTTAAGATGTGATGATTGCATTACATATCACATGATAAGATGCGCGCAACTAAACACTTCTGACGAAGAATTCTTTGAAACGTTCGATGTAGCGCTTATCGTTGGTGGTTCCATAATAATTCCGCATCTACGAAGGGCTGTAAACACCCTACTAGAAATTCGGAGGATGCAGCTTAATGGCGAGAGTATTTCTATTTGA
- a CDS encoding DMT family transporter, producing the protein MGILWMALRILLLGYERIAGNKISKDSPTFVAAWGFFFFSFLSFFPFFKTINIDVITKSALSGVIYSFSFSLYTYALGHEDTSVVAPLYNLNAIFLVILSAVFLGEPFSIKKLIGALLMIYGVSFLKKESSVFLSYKNLLKSKGAVAMIFASLLMSFGRIIDRKITQNVSPLSYSVGVYLVISTYIFIFGLISGSRLTDYTKIVKEKIFHLILGGICNAYSYVALLNAFDYLGVSVAEPLSMLSVFVTMIFAKLLLKEEIGLRLIAALLLFTGAILIY; encoded by the coding sequence ATGGGAATATTATGGATGGCACTGAGAATATTGCTGCTGGGGTACGAGAGGATCGCAGGTAACAAGATTTCAAAAGATTCACCCACGTTCGTAGCAGCTTGGGGATTTTTCTTCTTTTCTTTTCTGTCGTTCTTTCCGTTTTTTAAAACCATAAATATTGATGTAATTACAAAATCTGCTTTAAGTGGTGTTATTTATTCGTTTTCTTTCTCATTGTATACATACGCACTTGGACACGAGGATACTTCCGTTGTTGCTCCTTTGTACAATTTGAATGCCATTTTTTTAGTAATTTTATCTGCTGTTTTCTTAGGTGAACCGTTTAGTATTAAGAAACTCATAGGTGCTTTACTCATGATCTACGGAGTAAGCTTTTTGAAAAAAGAAAGCAGTGTCTTTTTATCTTACAAAAACTTACTCAAGAGTAAAGGTGCGGTAGCGATGATTTTTGCATCCTTACTTATGTCTTTTGGAAGAATAATAGATAGAAAGATCACGCAGAACGTTTCACCACTTAGTTACTCGGTTGGAGTGTACCTTGTTATAAGTACGTATATATTCATTTTTGGATTGATTTCTGGAAGTAGACTCACTGATTATACGAAAATTGTAAAAGAAAAAATATTCCACCTCATCCTCGGTGGAATTTGCAACGCTTATTCTTACGTTGCTCTTCTTAATGCGTTTGACTATCTTGGAGTGAGTGTTGCTGAACCTCTTTCCATGCTTTCTGTTTTTGTTACAATGATTTTTGCCAAACTCTTGCTGAAAGAGGAAATAGGTCTAAGATTGATTGCGGCTTTGTTGCTATTTACGGGGGCTATACTTATTTACTGA
- the radA gene encoding DNA repair protein RadA, translating into MARAKIIYVCDKCGYESPKWFGRCPLCGEWNSAKELSLKESYAERSIREDKARVEMPHPRFFDVSSAMQSSGELRIKTNIEAIDELLAGGIVAGQVLLLGGEPGVGKSTLALQICNSVAINTDKKVYYVSGEESISQIGLRAKRLGIKSNNLFITSETLIENVLSDIEPESAELLVIDSIQTISSADIDAPVGGVVQIKAVVEKVRIFSKKYGIPSILIAHVTKEGIIAGPKLVEHVVDTVIYFEGEKTTDYRILRVQKNRYGPSGELAILQMTHEGLQGVCEDKLLTYTQTAGNIFTSVYEGIRPFNVQIQALVSRVKVSSGRRISHGIDVRKVIIISAVLSKHLNLPLEFHDIYMNVSGGISVSDPGCELAIAGAILSSFLDTFAGNVFMVGEIGLDGSIRPAVNISKRIENAKKLPVSLIVAPSFNFSKLHDENVKIASVNHIKQLLNLIIELKKGE; encoded by the coding sequence ATGGCTAGAGCAAAGATAATTTACGTATGTGACAAGTGTGGTTATGAATCACCTAAGTGGTTTGGAAGATGTCCGTTATGCGGTGAATGGAATAGTGCAAAAGAACTGAGCTTAAAGGAATCTTATGCAGAAAGATCAATTAGGGAAGATAAAGCGAGGGTGGAGATGCCCCATCCTCGTTTTTTTGATGTTAGTTCTGCAATGCAATCGTCTGGGGAATTACGCATAAAGACAAACATAGAAGCTATTGATGAACTTCTGGCTGGTGGGATAGTTGCAGGTCAGGTTCTACTTCTTGGGGGAGAACCTGGAGTTGGGAAAAGTACATTAGCCCTTCAGATTTGTAACTCAGTAGCTATTAATACGGACAAGAAAGTTTATTATGTATCTGGTGAAGAAAGTATATCACAGATCGGTCTGCGTGCTAAAAGGTTAGGTATAAAGAGTAACAATCTGTTTATTACTTCTGAGACTTTAATCGAAAATGTACTGAGTGACATTGAACCAGAAAGTGCTGAACTGTTGGTAATAGACTCAATACAAACGATTAGTAGTGCAGATATTGACGCCCCGGTAGGTGGTGTAGTACAGATAAAAGCAGTGGTTGAGAAAGTTCGAATATTTTCAAAAAAATATGGAATCCCTTCTATTTTGATAGCGCACGTTACCAAAGAAGGGATAATTGCCGGTCCGAAACTTGTCGAGCATGTTGTGGATACCGTGATATATTTTGAAGGCGAAAAAACCACCGATTACAGGATCTTAAGAGTACAGAAAAACCGTTACGGACCAAGTGGAGAGCTTGCTATACTCCAAATGACACACGAAGGATTACAAGGTGTTTGCGAAGATAAGTTGCTAACTTATACACAAACTGCTGGTAATATATTCACAAGTGTTTATGAAGGCATCCGACCTTTCAACGTCCAAATCCAAGCACTTGTTTCGAGAGTGAAAGTATCTTCTGGGCGCAGAATTTCGCACGGTATCGATGTGAGAAAAGTTATCATAATATCTGCGGTTTTGTCAAAGCACTTGAATTTGCCACTTGAATTTCACGACATCTACATGAATGTATCCGGTGGTATAAGCGTATCTGATCCAGGCTGTGAGTTAGCGATTGCTGGAGCTATTTTGTCGTCTTTTTTAGATACCTTTGCTGGAAACGTTTTTATGGTTGGAGAAATAGGTCTTGACGGAAGCATTAGACCTGCGGTGAATATCTCAAAGCGAATAGAAAATGCCAAGAAACTACCAGTTAGTTTGATAGTAGCTCCGTCTTTTAACTTTTCAAAATTACACGATGAGAACGTAAAGATTGCGAGTGTGAATCACATCAAACAATTACTTAATTTAATAATCGAATTAAAGAAGGGGGAGTAA
- a CDS encoding ATP-dependent Clp protease ATP-binding subunit — MFDRFSERSAKVFVTAQEEAKDLGHSYVGTEHLLLAILKLNDKPLSGILERYGLTYARVKNEVISIVGLGMRGFIMSPQMTPRARKVTEIAFEEARMSGSDKIDPEHLLLGILREGEGIAVHILKKLNVNIQSLRKEIAENISDEDYFEENQTLPSTEEPVTSPAVRQLEGFGVDLTAQALKGELDPVIGRENEIDRLMQILVRRKKNNPVLIGEPGVGKSAIVEGLAQKIVSGEVPEPLKGKTIFSLDVAAIVAGTKYRGEFEKRMKKLLQVVKGNKDIILFIDELHMIVGAGSAEGAVDAANILKPALARGELHCIGATTPDEYRKYIEKDAALERRFQKIYVQEPTPLMALDILRGLKAKYESHHKVRYTEKALEAAVYLSQRYITDHFLPDKAIDVIDEAGARTRLKLFSMPNELQLLKLQIESVKNEKENAVNIQDYEKAAELKAKEQQLREKFNEEYNKWRKNIETIVATVDIADIEEVVAGWTGIPLKKLEETEKEKLLKLESALHERVVGQDEAIGAIARAIRRARSGLKDPRRPVGVFLFLGPTGVGKTELAKALAEYLFGDEKALIRFDMSEYMEKFSVSRLIGAPPGYVGYEEGGTLTEKVRRRPFSVILFDEIEKAHPDVFNILLQIMDDGRLTDSQGHVVDFRNTIIIMTSNIGGTEIVTSKKSLGFVDETSHEREFNEMKNKVIEEVKKVFKPEFINRVDEIIVFHKLTKQHIEQIIEILLKDIRARLSERKISLVLSPEAKDFLVNVGYDSVYGARPLKRAIQKYIEDPLSEELLRGDIEEDSEVYVVPEDDKLVFLKQKKEVQKV; from the coding sequence ATGTTTGATAGATTTTCAGAGCGATCTGCAAAAGTGTTTGTAACTGCTCAAGAAGAGGCAAAAGATCTTGGACACTCTTATGTTGGAACGGAACACTTGCTACTTGCAATTTTGAAACTTAATGATAAGCCATTATCAGGAATACTCGAAAGATATGGCTTAACTTATGCAAGAGTCAAAAATGAAGTCATCTCGATAGTGGGACTTGGTATGCGAGGTTTTATAATGTCCCCGCAAATGACACCAAGAGCACGAAAAGTTACAGAGATAGCTTTTGAAGAAGCAAGAATGTCTGGTAGCGATAAAATAGATCCAGAACATTTACTATTGGGAATCCTTCGCGAAGGTGAAGGTATAGCTGTGCATATTTTGAAGAAATTAAACGTTAATATTCAATCGCTTAGAAAGGAAATTGCTGAGAACATATCCGATGAAGATTATTTCGAAGAAAATCAGACATTACCCTCAACTGAAGAGCCTGTAACGTCGCCCGCTGTAAGACAATTGGAAGGATTTGGAGTTGACTTAACCGCACAGGCGTTGAAAGGTGAACTTGATCCTGTGATTGGTAGGGAAAATGAAATAGATAGACTGATGCAGATATTGGTTAGAAGAAAGAAAAATAATCCCGTTTTGATAGGTGAACCTGGTGTTGGCAAGAGTGCTATCGTTGAGGGTTTAGCTCAAAAAATCGTATCAGGAGAAGTTCCTGAACCACTTAAGGGAAAAACAATATTTTCCCTTGATGTTGCAGCTATTGTGGCTGGAACGAAATACCGTGGAGAATTTGAAAAAAGAATGAAAAAGCTTCTCCAAGTGGTTAAAGGAAACAAAGATATAATACTCTTCATAGATGAGCTACATATGATCGTTGGTGCAGGGTCTGCAGAAGGTGCTGTAGATGCTGCAAATATTCTCAAACCAGCTCTTGCACGTGGAGAGTTGCATTGTATTGGCGCAACAACACCTGATGAATATAGAAAATACATAGAAAAAGATGCCGCGCTCGAACGAAGGTTTCAAAAAATATACGTCCAAGAACCAACTCCTCTAATGGCCCTTGACATATTGAGGGGATTAAAGGCAAAATATGAATCACACCACAAGGTTAGATACACAGAAAAAGCACTTGAAGCAGCTGTTTATCTTTCCCAAAGATATATCACCGATCATTTTTTACCGGATAAGGCTATAGATGTCATAGATGAAGCAGGCGCAAGAACGCGTTTGAAGCTATTTTCCATGCCAAATGAACTACAACTTTTAAAATTGCAGATTGAATCGGTCAAAAATGAGAAAGAAAACGCCGTTAACATTCAAGATTACGAAAAAGCTGCAGAATTGAAAGCAAAAGAACAGCAGCTCAGAGAAAAATTCAATGAAGAGTACAACAAATGGAGAAAGAATATTGAAACTATTGTTGCAACAGTGGATATAGCAGATATTGAAGAAGTAGTTGCCGGCTGGACAGGAATACCTCTTAAAAAGCTCGAAGAAACCGAGAAAGAAAAATTATTAAAGTTGGAAAGTGCCCTTCACGAAAGAGTAGTTGGACAAGATGAAGCTATCGGAGCAATTGCCAGAGCTATAAGGAGGGCACGAAGCGGATTGAAAGATCCGCGTCGACCTGTCGGAGTGTTTCTGTTCCTCGGTCCAACAGGTGTGGGTAAGACTGAGCTTGCGAAAGCTCTTGCAGAATACTTGTTTGGTGATGAAAAAGCATTGATTAGATTTGATATGAGTGAATACATGGAAAAGTTTTCTGTGTCACGTTTAATAGGAGCACCTCCGGGTTATGTAGGTTACGAGGAAGGCGGCACATTAACAGAAAAGGTCAGAAGAAGACCTTTCTCTGTTATTTTGTTTGATGAGATCGAAAAGGCACATCCAGATGTGTTTAATATACTTCTTCAAATAATGGATGATGGACGACTTACAGATTCGCAAGGACACGTTGTTGATTTTAGAAACACTATAATAATAATGACAAGCAACATTGGTGGTACGGAAATAGTAACATCCAAAAAGAGCTTGGGATTTGTCGACGAAACTTCACATGAGCGAGAATTTAACGAAATGAAAAACAAGGTTATAGAGGAAGTTAAGAAGGTTTTCAAACCGGAATTTATAAATCGTGTAGACGAGATAATAGTCTTCCATAAACTTACAAAACAGCATATAGAGCAAATTATAGAGATTTTACTTAAGGATATTAGGGCACGACTCTCTGAGAGAAAAATTTCGCTTGTACTCTCACCAGAAGCAAAAGATTTTCTTGTAAATGTAGGATACGATTCCGTTTATGGTGCAAGACCCCTGAAGAGAGCTATTCAAAAATATATAGAAGATCCTCTCTCTGAAGAACTGTTACGTGGAGATATAGAAGAAGATAGTGAAGTGTACGTCGTGCCAGAGGATGATAAACTCGTGTTTTTGAAGCAGAAAAAGGAAGTTCAAAAGGTTTAA